GGTGGACTTCTTCAATGCCAAGCCTATGGTACACCCCCAAACACTCTTGCTGAATTCGGTTTAAACAAATTCCAAAACTTGGATTTCATTGACATCTCTCTTGTTGATGGGTTTAATGTTCCTATGGATTTTAGTCCAACCTCTAATGGGTGCACCAGAGGAATAAGATGTACAGCTGATATCAATGGGCAGTGCCCAGCTGAATTGAAAACTTCTAGCGGGTACTGTAACAACCCTTGTACTGTTTTCAAAACCGATGAATATTGTTGCAATTCTGGGAGTTGTGGACCTACAAccttttccaaatttttcaaGAATCTGTGCCCAGATGCTTACAGTTATCCTAAGGATGATGCAACAAGCACATTTACTTGCAATGGTGGGACTAACTATAAGGTTGTGTTTTGCCCTTGAAGCAGCTCTTTCCTCTGGTACAAGTATAATAGGCACAACACTAGTAGCTAGTATATACGTAATAAAAGCTTGAGGGCTTGTGAGCACATGCAGTATTGTGCACACCGTATGGGTTGCTATAAGGTAGTTAATATCTACCCTTGAAGCAGTTCTTTCTTCTGGTACAAGAGGCTTGGAACTATCAACCAAtagtattaaatattaataactgGGTTAATAAAAGCTTGAGGGCTTTTAAGCATATGCAGTACCATATATGTTGTATTTTACATATTCACGAGGTTGTAgcaaattttctatatatatggaAGATATGGCGATATCAACGCTTATAACCTCCATATTCCATACTTTTGTTCTATTGgtaaatcaataatttaatttcaGCTTGACCTTGTAGTTCGCGTCCGTTGTTTGATTTACCACCATGTGTTTGCAACTCCCGTCTCAGTGCTATTCGTTGtttgattcttttcttttttttagatggGTTGTTTGACTATTTGGTTGACGGTACACCTTACATTGGGTGGAAATAAATGAACTTGAAACTTGTGTTGTGGACCACAAGTACACTTTACATAGGACCTAACCGATATAGACTTGACAAGCATCTTTCTAAATATACAAATCAGTTGCTTTCACATTATGAACATGTGATTGTATTCTAATGTGTTCAGTGTAATTGATACATTAGACATAATTTTAATTCATACTAGTTTATTGTTATCAAACTTCGCTTATGTTAAACTTAAGGCTAAATATTCCTTCATACCTTgatcatatttattattttacacaTCTATTTATAATTGATAAGTATttgcattttaatatataaaatagtgaagGTGTGAGAatcaaaacctaaaatttaatacaaaaattttcacctaTTTTTTCATAATAGATGAGATATGCATATTGGAATTGGTAATACTACACTGATCATAACTTGTTGCCTtaacaagttgtgaaaaaaattatattttttatgtttgctcaaaatcaaaatcaagtatcatcgttaaagcattaaaaaaattccatttgACTGTCATTAGAATCTATTTATGCTAAAATATCCAAATCTACCATTTGATTAATATGTTAATTCATCTTATATTGGTTCTTTTAGTTTCCACGGTAATTAtgaaacaagtttttttttttttttttttttttttttaacatgaaaCTTGGTTCATTGCATACAATTTGATAATTTAGACTTCAAAAAGGAGATTTTTAAGAGTTTTACGGCAGGGATAATAATTGATTAAGTTTATTATACGTAACGAAATATTGTGAGCATAAATTTGATTGAAGATGTGCTaagttcatttatttttttatttaaaatgtttataacAATTTAGACGATGTTTATATACTCATTATAGTTTAGAAAGATGATccggcttaaaaaaaaaaaaaaaaaaaaaaaaaaaaaaaaaaaaaaaaaaaaaaaaaaaaaaaaaaaaaaggatgataaGTTCCTTTTTAACAAatgaactaataatttttttgagaatcaaatgaTCTTATATTTGATTATATAATGTGTGTTAAGTTTGAGTTTGACTTATGGTGTATTCTTCTCAACAAAAAGACTTGAATGGTGTATTATTAAACTGTTAATACAATAATTAGGCCCCCAAGTCAAAATTATTGGCCCCGCCCCCTACGGGCCGGTATATACACGGAGTCATTGGCTAGCAACAGTGACATAAATTTGCATGCAAGTAAAAATGTTAAATGTCCCTTTCTCCACCAGATGCCAAGAACCGAGGGCTTTTGGTGCTATGCTAAGAATTATTCTGTTTGATCCTCTTTGAGACTTTTCCCCCCGACGCCcattaattctttctttcttacttCCTAGATTATGTGATCCCTCTGTAATATCTTGACAggtgggttttgagttttgacttaCGTCTTTTATGAATAGAACTTAGAACATAAAATGATGCAATCCCATTCTCATCATGTGTGCATGTGACATTCTTCCAATTTCATAACTTTATTCTCTTAATTTGCACGTTTTGATTAAAGTCTAGTCAATGTTAGAAAGCTTAGGAGGTAagatttactattttttcttcattattcaCAATCTATAACATCAagttgtgttaaaaaaatttgtgatactaaattttctctaagttcaagtgttctaaaaaaattttactttgatacatcaaaaagttattttatatatt
The sequence above is drawn from the Quercus lobata isolate SW786 chromosome 12, ValleyOak3.0 Primary Assembly, whole genome shotgun sequence genome and encodes:
- the LOC115972517 gene encoding protein P21-like yields the protein MSLFKNLSISFYFFVTLCIVFAHAARFDITNNCPYVVWAAAVPGGGRQLNPQESWPLDVNAGTTGGRVWARTGCNFDGSGHGSCQTGDCGGLLQCQAYGTPPNTLAEFGLNKFQNLDFIDISLVDGFNVPMDFSPTSNGCTRGIRCTADINGQCPAELKTSSGYCNNPCTVFKTDEYCCNSGSCGPTTFSKFFKNLCPDAYSYPKDDATSTFTCNGGTNYKVVFCP